Proteins encoded by one window of Nicotiana tabacum cultivar K326 chromosome 10, ASM71507v2, whole genome shotgun sequence:
- the LOC107767812 gene encoding prefoldin subunit 1-like, whose product MADEANRAAFIEIQGRMIETTGKLKQVQTQMRTKETEKKRAFLTLEELKQLSDDTNTYKAIGRTFILEPKTVLMDEQEQKLKDSETAIASLQTSKEYLEKHLAEVENNLRELLQQDPGLARQIMTMSVA is encoded by the exons ATGGCCGACGAAGCAAATAGAGCG GCTTTTATTGAAATTCAAGGTCGCATGATTGAGACTACCGGGAAATTGAAGCAG GTTCAAACGCAGATGCGAActaaagaaacagaaaagaagcGTGCCTTTTTGACATTGGAGGAACTGAAGCAGCTCTCTGATGATACTAATACATACAAAGCCATAG GAAGAAC GTTTATCTTAGAGCCAAAGACTGTGTTAATGGATGAGCAAGAGCAAAAACTCAAGGATAGTGAAACCGCAATTGCATCTTTGCAG ACTTCTAAAGAGTATCTGGAAAAGCATCTGGCGGAGGTGGAGAATAACCTTAGGGAGCTCTTACAACAAGATCCTGGTCTTGCTCGTCAGATTATGACTATGTCTGTAGCATAG